The nucleotide window AATTCGGCGAAAACCCTTGCCAGGCGGCGTTTTATTTAGTATGATAGTTAAGTGCTGTATTTCCCCGGGGTATTTTTGTGCCTTGGGGGTAGCGGTTCAAAAGCTTAAGCGATGATGTGGGAGATTGCGACACACCCGGCCGCTTTGCCATGAGGGTGTGGCGGGAATTTCCACGGAGTTAGTCTTATTTTTAAAATAGACGAAGGAGGGAACACAATGGCAAAACAAAAAATTCGGATTCGGTTGAAGGCATACGAACATCGCATCCTTGACCAATCAGCGGAAAAGATTGTTGAAACAGCAAAGAGAACTGGTGCCGGCATCTCAGGCCCAATCCCATTGCCAACTGAACGGACAATCTACACCGTATTACGTTCACCACATAAGTTTAAGGACTCACGTGAACAATTCGAAATGCGGACGCATAAGCGTTTGATTGATATCGTTAACCCAACGCCAAAGACGGTCGACTCATTAATGAAGCTTGACCTGCCTAGCGGTGTTGATATCGAAATCAAGTTATAATTTTCAAGGTAATAAACTAATACAATATAATCGGAGGTGTACTCATGACCACTAAAGGAATCTTAGGGAAAAAGGTCGGGATGACGCAAGTCTTCACTGATGCTGGCGAATTAATCCCCGTTACTGTTGTCGAAGCAACGCCAAACGTTGTGTTACAAGTTAAGACGATGGAAAACGACGGTTACGAAGCCATTCAACTTGGTTACCAAGACAAGCGTGAAGTACTCAGCAACAAGCCCGAACAAGGTCATGTAGCAAAAGCAAACACGACTCCTAAGCGCTTCATTCGTGAATTCAGAGATGTTGAGCTGGGAGATTACAAGGTAGCAGACGAAGTTAAAGTTGATACCTTCCAAGCAGGAGACATCGTGGATGTCACAGGTGTCACTAAAGGTCATGGATACCAAGGTAACATTCATAAAGATGGTCAAAGCCGTGGACCTATGGCCCATGGTTCTCGTTACCACCGTCGTCCAGGTTCTCTGGGTGCTATCATTAACCGGGTATTCCCTGGTATGAAGCTTCCAGGCCGGATGGGTAACAAGACGGTTACTATCCAAAACCTCGTGATCGTTAAGGCTGACATTGATAACAACGTTCTGTTGATCAAGGGTAACGTGCCTGGTGCTAACAAGTCACTTGTTTCCGTTAAGAGTGCTGTTCGCCCACCACGTCCTAAGCAATCTGAAAAATAAATAGGAAGGGAGGATAATTAAATGACAAGCGTAGCATTATACAAGCAAGATGGTAATCAAAACGGCAACGTTGATTTGAATGCTGATATCTTTGGTATCGAACCTAACGAAAACGTCGTATTTGACACAATCCTGATGCAACGAGCTTCCTTACGCCAAGGAACCCACGCCGTAAAAAACCGGAGTGCCGTTCGTGGTGGTGGTAAGAAGCCATGGCGTCAAAAGGGTACTGGTCGTGCCCGTCAAGGTTCCATCCGTTCACCACAATGGGTCGGTGGTGGTGTGGTCTTTGGACCAACCCCTCGCTCATACAGTTACCGCCTTCCTAAGAAGGTTGGCCGTTTAGCACTTAAGTCAGTTCTTTCTCAAAAGGTTCTTGACGAAAGCTTATACGTTCTTGACGCATTAGCATTCGACGCACCTAAGACGAAAGAATTCGCCGCAGTGCTGGCTGGTTTGAACGTCACGACTAAGACGTTGGTTGTCCTTGAAGATGACAACGTTACTGCTGCTTTAGCAGCCCGCAACTTATCCAATGTTAAGGTAATTCCAGCCAAGAGCTTGAACGTCCTCGATATTGCTGATGCGGACAAGTTAGTGATTACCCAACCAGCTCTTTCTCAAGTAGAGGAGGTGCTCGCATAATGGAATCACGTGACATTATTTTACGCCCAGTTGTTACCGAAGCAACGATGGCAACTATGGACGACAAGCGTTACACCTTTGACGTTGACGTACGAGCAACCAAGACACAAGTCAAGCATGCTATTGAAGACATCTTTGACGTTAAGGTTGTTAAGGTCAACATCATGAACTTAAAGGGTAAGTTAAAGCGTCAAGGTCGTTACGAAGGCTACACTAAGAAGCGTCGTAAGGCTATTGTCAGCTTATCTGCCGACTCAAAAGAAATTAAATTATTCAACGAAGAATAAAATTTCAAATATAGGAGGGAAATAACGTGGCGATTAAGAAATACAAACCAACAAGCAATGGTCGTCGTAACATGACGAGCTTGGTTTACAAAGACGTCATCACTAAGACGACTCCTGAAAAGTCATTGCTTGATTCACAAAGTCATTCTGCTGGGCGTAACAACGCTGGTAAAATGACTGTCCGTCATCGTGGCGGTGGTAACAAACGCCAATACCGGATCATCGACTTCAAGCGGATTAAGGATGATGTTACAGCAACCGTTAAGGCTATCGAATACGATCCTAACCGTACTGCCAACATTGCATTGTTAGTTTACGCTGATGGTGTTAAGTCATACATCATTGCACCTAAGGGCTTAAAGGTTGGTATGCAAGTACAATCTGGTCCAGATGCTGATATCAAAGTCGGTAACGCATTACCATTGAAGAACATTCCTTTTGGGACTGTCATTCACAACATCGAATTGAAGCCTGGTAAGGGTGGCCAATTGGTCCGTTCTGCTGGTACTTCAGCTCAATTGTTAGGTAAAGCTAACGACGACAAGTACGTGTTAGTTCGTCTTTCATCTGGTGAAGTTCGGATGATCTTGAACGTTAACCGTGCAACTATCGGTGCCGTAGGTAACGAAGAACATGAACTGATCAACGTTGGTAAAGCTGGCCGTAACCGGTGGGCTGGTCAACGTCCTCACGTTCGTGGTTCAGTTATGAACCCTAACGATCACCCACATGGTGGTGGTGAAGGTAAGGCTCCTGTTGGTTTACCATCTCCTCTTTCTCCATGGGGTAAGAAGACCGTTGGTAAGAAGACACGTTCGAAGAAGAACAAGACTGAGAAGTTCATTGTTCGTCATCGTAAAGGTTCTAAGATGTAATAATCCGGTTTACCGGATGTCAAGAGACCTGGT belongs to Levilactobacillus yonginensis and includes:
- the rpsJ gene encoding 30S ribosomal protein S10, with the protein product MAKQKIRIRLKAYEHRILDQSAEKIVETAKRTGAGISGPIPLPTERTIYTVLRSPHKFKDSREQFEMRTHKRLIDIVNPTPKTVDSLMKLDLPSGVDIEIKL
- the rplC gene encoding 50S ribosomal protein L3, which gives rise to MTTKGILGKKVGMTQVFTDAGELIPVTVVEATPNVVLQVKTMENDGYEAIQLGYQDKREVLSNKPEQGHVAKANTTPKRFIREFRDVELGDYKVADEVKVDTFQAGDIVDVTGVTKGHGYQGNIHKDGQSRGPMAHGSRYHRRPGSLGAIINRVFPGMKLPGRMGNKTVTIQNLVIVKADIDNNVLLIKGNVPGANKSLVSVKSAVRPPRPKQSEK
- the rplD gene encoding 50S ribosomal protein L4; the encoded protein is MTSVALYKQDGNQNGNVDLNADIFGIEPNENVVFDTILMQRASLRQGTHAVKNRSAVRGGGKKPWRQKGTGRARQGSIRSPQWVGGGVVFGPTPRSYSYRLPKKVGRLALKSVLSQKVLDESLYVLDALAFDAPKTKEFAAVLAGLNVTTKTLVVLEDDNVTAALAARNLSNVKVIPAKSLNVLDIADADKLVITQPALSQVEEVLA
- the rplW gene encoding 50S ribosomal protein L23 encodes the protein MESRDIILRPVVTEATMATMDDKRYTFDVDVRATKTQVKHAIEDIFDVKVVKVNIMNLKGKLKRQGRYEGYTKKRRKAIVSLSADSKEIKLFNEE
- the rplB gene encoding 50S ribosomal protein L2, translated to MAIKKYKPTSNGRRNMTSLVYKDVITKTTPEKSLLDSQSHSAGRNNAGKMTVRHRGGGNKRQYRIIDFKRIKDDVTATVKAIEYDPNRTANIALLVYADGVKSYIIAPKGLKVGMQVQSGPDADIKVGNALPLKNIPFGTVIHNIELKPGKGGQLVRSAGTSAQLLGKANDDKYVLVRLSSGEVRMILNVNRATIGAVGNEEHELINVGKAGRNRWAGQRPHVRGSVMNPNDHPHGGGEGKAPVGLPSPLSPWGKKTVGKKTRSKKNKTEKFIVRHRKGSKM